A window of the Sciurus carolinensis chromosome 19 unlocalized genomic scaffold, mSciCar1.2 SUPER_34, whole genome shotgun sequence genome harbors these coding sequences:
- the LOC124973407 gene encoding zinc finger protein 14-like has translation MSGLPRKQEMNSVAFEDVAVNFTKEEWTLLDPSQKNLYRDVMQEVLRNLASLGARWEVHNVEDQNTNPRRDVRHIISHSANKAYEKQESGGKPYELKQYNKSIIPLISIQRQASEHTVNRPYGYLTWGRELSSRCFQEYGGSHTGENPCECKELGKVFSGSNYFQKHIQTHTAEMANRWKQCRKAFISSANLQLQEQTHTAKKLYQCEQCGKAFTTSSYLQIHNRTHTGEKPYECKDCGKSFTSSSNLHSHKRTHTGKKPYECKQCGKAFCSSSSLQIHERSHTGEKPYECKQCEKAFTTSFYLQVHKRIHTGEKPYECKDCGKAFTTSSHLRSHERTHTGKKRYECKQCGKAFCSSSYLQIHERSHTGEKPYKCKQCGKAFTASFYLQVHKRTHTGEKPYKCEQCGKAFTRSFYLQIHKRIHTGEKPYECKQCGKAFTASYSLQIHKRTHTGEKPYECKQCGKAFTRSIRLHSHEQIHTGKKPYECKQCGKAFTRSFYLQIHKRTHTGEKPYECKDCGKSFTSSSHLHSHKRTHTGKKPYECKQCGKAFTTSSYLQIHNRTHTGEKPYECKDCGKSFTSSSNLHSHKRTHTGKKPYECKQCGKAFCSSSSLQIHERSHIGEKPYKCKQCEKAFTTSFYLQVHKRIHTGEKPYECKDCGKAFTSSSHLRSHERTHKGKKRYECKQCGKDFCSSSYLQIHERSHTGEKPYKCKQCGKAFTASVYLQVHKRTHTGEKPYKCEQCGKGFASTSDLHSHERTHSTGKKPYECKQCGKAFTRSFSLQIHKQIHTGEKPYECEKCGKAFTRSSSLQIHKRTHTGEKPYECKQCGKAFTQSVQLHLHERIHTGKKPYECKQCGKAFTTSSYLQVHKRIHTGEKPYECKQCRKSFASSSHLHSHEKTHTGRKPYECKQCGKAFTTSSYLQVHKRIHTGEKPYECKQCRKSFASSSHLHSHEKTHTGKKPYECKQ, from the exons ATGTCTGGACTCCCCAGAaagcaggaaatg AACTCAGTGGCctttgaggatgtggctgtgaACTTCACTAAGGAAGAGTGGACTTTGCTGGATCCTTCCCAGAAGAATCTCTACAGAGATGTGATGCAGGAAGTCCTTAGAAATCTGGCTTCTCTAG GAGCCAGATGGGAGGTCCATAACGTTGAAGATCAGAACACAAATCCCAGGAGAGATGTAAG GCACATTATATCTCACTCTGCAAACAAAGCATATGAGAAGCAGGAGAGTGGAGGGAAGCCATATGAACTTAAACAGTACAACAAATCCATCATTCCTCTCATAAGCATTCAAAGACAAGCATCAGAGCACACTGTAAATAGACCTTATGGATATTTGACATGGGGAAGAGAGTTGAGTTCCAGGTGTTTTCAAGAATATGGAGGATCTCATACTGGGGAGAATCCATGTGAATGTAAGGAACTTGGAAAAGTCTTCTCTGGTTCAAATTACTTTCAAAAACATATACAAACTCATACTGCAGAGATGGCTAACAGATGGAAACAATGTAGGAAAGCCTTCATTAGTTCTGCTAACCTTCAATTACAAGAACAAACTCATACAGCAAAGAAGCTCTATCAATGtgaacaatgtggaaaagccttcactacttcctcttaccttcaaatacataatcgaactcatactggagagaaaccctatgaatgtaaggacTGTGGGAAATCCTTTACTTCATCCAGTAACCTTCACTCACATAAAAGAACTCACACAGgaaagaagccctatgaatgtaaacaatgtggaaaagccttctgTAGTTCCTCTTCTCTTCAAATACATGAACGAtcacatactggagagaaaccctatgaatgtaagcaaTGTGAAAAAGCCTTTACTACTTCCTTTTACCTTCAAGTACATAAacgaattcatactggagagaagccctatgaatgtaaggacTGTGGGAAAGCCTTTACTACATCCAGTCACCTTCGCTCACATGAAAGAACTCATACAGGAAAGAAGcgctatgaatgtaaacaatgtgggaaagccttctgTAGTTCCTCTTATCTTCAAATACATGAACGCtcacatactggagagaagccctataaatgtaagcagtgtggaaaagcctttaCTGCTTCTTTTTACCTTCAAGTGCACaaacgaactcatactggagagaaaccgtACAAATGcgaacaatgtgggaaagccttcactagGTCCTTTTACCTTCAAATACATAAacgaattcatactggagagaagccctatgaatgtaaacaatgtggaaaagcatTCACTGCTTCCTATTCCCTTCAAATACATAAACGAACTCATACAGGAgaaaagccctatgaatgtaagcagTGTGGAAAAGCTTTCACTCGGTCCATTCGACTTCACTCACATGAGCAAATTCACACAGgaaagaaaccctatgaatgtaaacaatgtggaaaagccttcactaGGTCCTTTTACCTTCAAATACATaaacgaactcatactggagagaaaccctatgaatgtaaggacTGTGGGAAATCCTTTACTTCATCCAGTCACCTTCACTCACATAAAAGAACTCATACAGgaaagaagccctatgaatgtaaacaatgtggaaaagccttcactacttcctcttaccttcaaatacataatcgaactcatactggagagaaaccctatgaatgtaaggacTGTGGGAAATCCTTTACTTCATCCAGTAACCTTCACTCACATAAAAGAACTCATACAGgaaagaagccctatgaatgtaaacaatgtggaaaagccttctgTAGTTCCTCTTCTCTTCAAATACATGAACGATCACATattggagagaagccctataaatgtaaGCAATGTGAAAAAGCCTTTACTACTTCCTTTTACCTTCAAGTACATAAacgaattcatactggagagaagccctatgaatgtaaggacTGTGGGAAAGCCTTTACTTCATCCAGTCACCTTCGCTCACATGAAAGAACTCATAAAGGAAAGAAGcgctatgaatgtaaacaatgtgggaaagacTTCTGTAGTTCCTCTTATCTTCAAATACATGAACGCtcacatactggagagaagccctataaatgtaagcagtgtggaaaagcctttaCTGCTTCTGTTTACCTTCAAGTGCACaaacgaactcatactggagagaaaccgtACAAATGCGAACAATGTGGGAAAGGCTTTGCTTCAACCAGTGACCTTCACTCACATGAAAGAACTCATTCCACAGgaaagaagccctatgaatgtaaacaatgtgggaaagccttcactagGTCCTTTTCCcttcaaatacataaacaaattcatactggagagaagccctatgaatgtgaaaaatgtgggaaagccttcactagGTCCTCTTCCCTTCAAATACATAAACGAACTCATACAGGAgaaaagccctatgaatgtaaacaatgtggaaaagcttTCACTCAGTCCGTTCAGCTTCACTTACATGAGCGAATTCACACAGgaaagaaaccctatgaatgtaaacaatgtggaaaagccttcactacttCCTCTTACCTTCAGGTACATAAACgaattcatactggtgaaaagccctatgaatgtaagcagTGTAGGAAATCCTTTGCTTCCTCTAGTCACCTTCACTCACATGAAAAAACTCATACAGGAaggaagccctatgaatgtaaacaatgtgggaaagccttcactacttCCTCTTACCTTCAGGTACATAAACgaattcatactggtgaaaagccctatgaatgtaagcagTGTAGGAAATCCTTTGCTTCCTCTAGTCACCTTCACTCACATGAAAAAACTCATACAGgaaagaagccctatgaatgtaaacaatga